Genomic window (Fodinibius sp. Rm-B-1B1-1):
TCTATTTTGGTGGCGCCGAATATGGACTCAAACAGTTAGAACATGCGGTCATTACCGTTGCCACCCCCTCTTATACCAATCGAACTGATCGAAATGAAATAAAGTCCGATTCTCTCACCATAGCCTACCGGGGCAATGTACTTGATGGATTGCGAAATGCAATTAACCAGATCCCATTTCAAAGCAACCACTCGCTGGAAATAAACAGTAAAAATACGACAATTTCGCTGCCCAACACATTTCTTATTAAAGCAACAGCAAAACAGCTGCACTATACGGGGACTATTTCTGGTTCAAAAACAAACTTTTGGACTAACGGAACACATAACATCCGGTTAAATTCCCTGGTTTGGACGCCCCCTTCTTCTTTTCAGGACCGATACAGTTTTTTTATTAAGGGATTTGGATATAATACAGATGCCATTCCCTTTGAATATGCCGAGCTGAATAGTCAGCCAGCAACAACTGGGGATACACTTAATATCAGCACAGAGCTCAAATCAGAGTTAGCGTTATTTTCGGTGGATGGTTCCATAAAAAACGAACAGCCTTTTACAAAGGCTCAGCTGTATAATACCCGGCTATCACTGTCACAGTTTTCTGAGCAATTTGCGAATATGTTGACAAATATAGAACGTCTTTTAAATATCTCTTTACCTAACAAAAATGGTACTATTACGATAAATCTCACCGGCACTATTCTAAACCCACAAATTGAAGAGTAACAGTTAAGGTTTTCCTTCCTCCGACGATAACCCAACATGAAATAGTGAAGATTATATAGACCATTTACATCTTTTAAGAAAAATCTGTTTCTGATGGGTGAACAATTTTGGAAATCTGAAATACAGTTTATATTCTCTACCCATTAAATTTGAGTTCAATACTCAAAAGCGGCTTTTGCTCCTGTAATTTCATTCTTTCAAGATTACAGTTCTCGGTGAACCTCTCGAGGTACAACCAATAATTTAATTTCGGGGGATTCTCCTTTTTTAATATTTTAAGAGCCGCAAAAAAATTCTTTCAATATATAATTGATCTGACTTTGAAGTTATCCGTACAGAGCCTAATTATATCTTTTTTAAGCCTAATGGGATTTTGGTATCTCATGAGTGGTTTTTTTGATATCACGCATACCATTATGGGGCTGCTAAGTGTTGGTATTGTTATGGGGATCAACTACCAGCTAAAAACCTTTTCTTTCTATGAGAATGAGACAGACATCATTAAAGATCTCCGGTTTTTTTATGCTCCTTACTATTTTATTTGGTTGATTGTGCAAATTATTATTTCGGGAATAGAAGTGGCAAAAATATTACTCAGTCCCTCCCTGCCTATACAGGCAACTGTTGTGCGGTTCAAAGTCAACTTTCCCAATCCACACTGCAAAATGATACTGGGAAATTCCATCACCCTAACACCTGGAACGCTTACTGTTGACATCAATGAAGATGAATTTATTGTACATGCTATCTCAACAGCTTCTTTTGAAGGAATTGCAAGTGATGAAATGCCTAAAAAAGTGTTAAAGCTATTTTCCAGTGAGGAACGAAAAGTAATATCTGATTTTGAAGTTATTAAAACCAAGGAGGAGCTTTAATGGAATCGTTCTTTCTGTATAGTGCTGTAATATTAACGGCCATTATTGCTGTTCCCGCTTACCGGGTATTAAAGGGACCAACGGTGTTCGACCGTCTTGTCGGTACTAATGCCATCGCTACCAAAACAATTGTTCTCATTTGCCTTATCGGCTACGTATTCGGCCGCATTGGTATGTTTATCGATATTACATTGGCATACGCTATCCTTGGATTTATTGGTTCCCTGACTATTGCAAAATACTTTTCAACAACCAAGGTACGCTTCGATGATTGATATTAGCTCGGTCTTAACCATTATTTTTGTTGTATTAGGGATATTCTTCCTGCTGATAGGAAGTATTGGCACCATACGTCTTCCCGACTTTTATTCACGTACACACGCTACCAGTAAAAGTGATACGCTGGGAATGATGCTAATTATCATCGGACTCATCATTTTTGAAGGATTGACCATCAACAGCGCTAAACTATCTTTAGTACTACTATTTATATTGCTGGCAAATCCCATCGGAGCACATGCCTTAGCTCGAGCGGCATACAACTCCGGACTCTCACCCAGATTTCTTGATAACAAAAAAGATTAACTGAATGTACTGGGCACTTGAACTTATATTATTCTTTTTTCTCTTGATTACGGCTTACATCGCATTAGAAGCAGATGACCTGCTTATCGCCGTTGTGATGCTCACCATTTTTAGCTTTTTAATGGCTTTACTGTTTACCACAATGGGTGCTGTTGATGTAGGCTTTACCGAAGCGGTAGTTGGAGCCGGAGTAACCGGCATATTACTTGTGATAGCAATTTTTCAAACTAAATTTACTACAGTCGATTGAAGTACCTAAAATTACTTTTGATCATTACATTTACGACGGTGCTGCTGTATGCTGCTTCCGATTTGCCCCTACGCGGCAATCCTGATAACCAAATGAACCAGCGAGAAAGTATTACTGGCACGGAAGTTCCGGGCAACTACTACATCCGTGAAGCATACCATGATGCCCACACGCCCAATATTGTAACCGTAATTTTGGGAGACTATCGTAGTGTTGATACGCTTGGAGAACAAATCGTTATCTTTTCGGCGGGATTAATCTGTTTTTTATTACTCAGAAAACGGGGGCAAAACGATGACGAATAAAGAACACAGTCCCATTATACTGTATGGAGCTCGCTTTTTGAGTCCATACATCATGCTTTTTGGCTTTTATGTAATTTTTCATGGACACTATTCACCCGGCGGTGGATTCCAGGGCGGTACACTCTTGGCTGCTTCATTACTGCTTGTTCGCATTGCCAGTGGTACCGAAATTTCAAGCTTACAATTTAAAGAGTACCTGGCTACGCCCTATGCTGCACTCGGCGTACTTATCTATTTTGGTACGGGGCTCGTAGCTCTTCTCTACGGCGGGTATTTTCTGGACTACGAACAGCTGCCTATTCCCGGCCTTGAAGCCGCAGATCTGCGGTATTGGGGCATTTTAATTATCGAGCTGGGGATCGGTATCACCGTTATGACAGTACTGGTACTTATTTATGATAACATGGTAAAAGGTGAAGACTATGCTTGATTTCTTTATGGGCCATTATGCCTATTGGTTTACCCTTATTTTGTTGGCGATCGGGTTATATGGCATGCTGCTTAAAAAGAATCTTGTAAAGAAGACTATTGGTCTATCCATTTTTCAAGCAGCGGTAATTCTATTTTTTGTATCTGTAGCGATGAAAAAGGGTGCTACGGTTCCGGTTAAAGCAAAGGGAATACCTGTAAGCGAAGTTTCAAATTACCTCAACGCTTTGCCACACACCTTGATGCTTACCGCTATTGTAGTAGGTGTAGCAACATTGGGCGTAGCACTGGCACTCATCATAACGATTTACAATCGCTACGAAACACTCAACGAAGAAGAACTTTTAGATAAGATTCAATGATTGGATCAGAGATACCGGCGTTAATCCCCATTACATATATTCTATTTGCGATTCTAATCCCAGTCATCGGGCTGTGGAAAAGAAAAGTAACGTGGCATCTTGCCCTGCTTGGCTCTGGAATAGCTACCGCCCTTTCGGCGTATGGGTTAATATATTTACTCCAAACCGGTGAAACCATTCGCTACTTTTTTGGAGGATGGTCGCCGCCCATTGGCATTGAGTTTGTTTATGATGGGTTAGCAGCTTTCATCGTATTAGTCATTAATGCCATCGCCTTTCTCGTTCTGATCCACTCTAAAAAGATCAGTCAAAATGAGTTTCCTGGTAAACTAACGGGATACTTTGCTGTTGCCATGCTGATGATGCTTGGCTTTAATGGTATGGTCCTTACCGGTGATCTTTTTAACCTGTATGTATTCTTAGAAATTTCATCTCTTTCGAGCTATGCGCTAATCGCCATTGGTGAAAAACGGGCCCCTTATGCCGCTTTCCGCTATCTGATCATTGGTACAGTGGGCGGCTCGCTCTATCTATTAGGCGTCGGGTTTTTATATACCGTCA
Coding sequences:
- a CDS encoding Na+/H+ antiporter subunit E; amino-acid sequence: MGFWYLMSGFFDITHTIMGLLSVGIVMGINYQLKTFSFYENETDIIKDLRFFYAPYYFIWLIVQIIISGIEVAKILLSPSLPIQATVVRFKVNFPNPHCKMILGNSITLTPGTLTVDINEDEFIVHAISTASFEGIASDEMPKKVLKLFSSEERKVISDFEVIKTKEEL
- a CDS encoding monovalent cation/H+ antiporter complex subunit F, whose protein sequence is MESFFLYSAVILTAIIAVPAYRVLKGPTVFDRLVGTNAIATKTIVLICLIGYVFGRIGMFIDITLAYAILGFIGSLTIAKYFSTTKVRFDD
- the mnhG gene encoding monovalent cation/H(+) antiporter subunit G, whose translation is MIDISSVLTIIFVVLGIFFLLIGSIGTIRLPDFYSRTHATSKSDTLGMMLIIIGLIIFEGLTINSAKLSLVLLFILLANPIGAHALARAAYNSGLSPRFLDNKKD
- a CDS encoding Na(+)/H(+) antiporter subunit B, whose product is MYWALELILFFFLLITAYIALEADDLLIAVVMLTIFSFLMALLFTTMGAVDVGFTEAVVGAGVTGILLVIAIFQTKFTTVD
- the mbhE gene encoding hydrogen gas-evolving membrane-bound hydrogenase subunit E, which gives rise to MIITFTTVLLYAASDLPLRGNPDNQMNQRESITGTEVPGNYYIREAYHDAHTPNIVTVILGDYRSVDTLGEQIVIFSAGLICFLLLRKRGQNDDE
- a CDS encoding MnhB domain-containing protein, which codes for MTNKEHSPIILYGARFLSPYIMLFGFYVIFHGHYSPGGGFQGGTLLAASLLLVRIASGTEISSLQFKEYLATPYAALGVLIYFGTGLVALLYGGYFLDYEQLPIPGLEAADLRYWGILIIELGIGITVMTVLVLIYDNMVKGEDYA
- a CDS encoding cation:proton antiporter subunit C — encoded protein: MLDFFMGHYAYWFTLILLAIGLYGMLLKKNLVKKTIGLSIFQAAVILFFVSVAMKKGATVPVKAKGIPVSEVSNYLNALPHTLMLTAIVVGVATLGVALALIITIYNRYETLNEEELLDKIQ